In a genomic window of Onychostoma macrolepis isolate SWU-2019 chromosome 08, ASM1243209v1, whole genome shotgun sequence:
- the specc1la gene encoding cytospin-A, producing the protein MKKAGRPVGNKAASGGAKGDVVTAGTSAGKSAAKSPTAAPLSKVKSNDDLLAGMAGSSAGTNSSVAKGKKSTSTHSSCGTNTNNLDTKTKTTSGPSGKRTSSTASKESNSSRDRLRNSRNSSSKKQSSTGASDRAQPRHSRGQAQTSDSESRMSKSKSDGQLSDKLALEAKVKNLLGLAKSKDVEILQLRGELRDMRVQLGLPEEDEEDERPPEREAAAVITAADVESTLLLLQEQNQAIRGELNLLKNENRMLKDRLNALGFSLEQRLDGAEKTFGFPSTSPELSSSGGGGGHGDCATVASSVEGSAPGSMEDLLTGGQRSGSTDNLDSESSEVYQAVTSSDDALDAPSGCGSSSSSESEGGAPECHNSSRKGSSGNTSEVSVACLTERIHQMEENQHSTAEELQATLQELADLQQITQELNGENERLGEEKVLLMDSLCQQSDKLEHCGRQIEYFRSLLDEHGVAYSVDEDIKSGRYLELEQRYVELAENARFEREQLLGVQQHLSNTLKMAEQDNAEAQSVISALKERNHHMERLLEVERQERGGMAAVLEECKAAVNNDQAELSRCRVLLEQERQKVAELYSIHNAGDKSDIHQLLEGVRLDKEEAEAKAAKLQDDLGHARNEVACLQDTLNKLDAEYRDFQSEVQKELAEQKRAIEKQREDLQEKETEIGDMKETIFELEDEVEQHRAVKLHDNLIISDLENSMKKLQDQKHDMEREIKILHRRLREESAEWRQFQADLQTAVVIANDIKSEAQEEIGDLRRRLQEAQEKNEKLSKELDEVKNRKQDEERGRVYNYMNAVERDLAALRQGMGLSRRPSTSSEPSPTVKTLIKSFDSASQGPGANATAAAAAAAAAAAASTTTSAPLPRTPLSPSPMKTPPAAAVSPIQRHSITGSMAAAKPLSSLTDKRPSYTDISMPAEHLLRAANGSRPASALQRVSSMDTSKTITVSRRSSEEAKRDISAPDGGPASSLIAMGSAAPSLSLSSSSSPTASVNPTARSRIREERKDPLSALAREYGGSKRNALLRWCQKKTEGYQNIDITNFSSSWNDGLAFCAVLHTYLPAHIPYQELNSQDKRRNFTLAFQAAESVGIKSTLDINDMVHTERPDWQSVMTYVTSIYKYFET; encoded by the exons ATGAAGAAAGCAGGCAGGCCAGTGGGGAATAAGGCAGCAAGTGGAGGAGCTAAAGGTGACGTGGTGACAGCTGGAACCTCTGCTGGCAAAAGTGCTGCTAAGAGCCCTACCGCAGCTCCGCTCTCCAAG GTCAAAAGCAATGATGATCTTCTAGCTGGTATGGCTGGGAGCAGTGCAGGGACAAACAGCAGTGTTGCCAAGGGCAAGAAATCAACCTCTACACACTCATCCTGCGGAACAAACACTAATAACCTTGACACAAAGACCAAGACCACCTCAg GCCCATCTGGCAAACGGACTTCATCCACAGCCTCCAAGGAATCAAACTCCTCACGTGATCGTTTGCGAAACTCCAGAAACTCCAGCAGTAAGAAGCAGTCATCCACTGGTGCTTCTGATCGAGCCCAGCCCAGGCATTCCCGTGGACAGGCCCAAACTTCAGACTCTGAGAGCCGCATGAGCAAATCAAAGTCTGACGGACAGCTAAGTGATAAATTGGCCCTGGAGGCCAAAGTGAAAAATCTGTTAGGTCTGGCCAAGAGCAAAGACGTGGAAATCCTGCAGCTACGGGGAGAGCTGAGGGACATGAGGGTTCAGCTGGGACTGCCCGAG GAAGATGAGGAGGATGAGAGGCCACCTGAGAGGGAGGCGGCTGCAGTGATCACAGCTGCAGATGTGGAGTCAACATTGCTGCTCCTGCAGGAGCAGAACCAGGCCATCCGTGGAGAGCTCAACCTGCTTAAGAATGAAAACCGCATGCTAAAGGACCGCCTCAATGCTCTGGGCTTTTCCCTGGAGCAAAGACTGGATGGGGCTGAGAAAACCTTTGGCTTTCCCTCCACCAGTCCTGAACTTTCCTCCTCTGGAGGTGGTGGAGGTCATGGAGACTGTGCTACTGTGGCCTCCTCTGTGGAGGGATCAGCACCAGGCTCCATGGAGGACCTCCTTACGGGAGGCCAGCGAAGTGGCTCAACAGACAACCTGGACAGCGAGTCCAGTGAGGTCTACCAAGCGGTGACCTCCAGTGACGACGCTTTGGACGCTCCCTCAGGCTGCGGTTCCTCGTCATCCTCTGAGTCTGAAGGTGGCGCTCCGGAATGTCACAATTCCTCTCGTAAGGGGAGCAGTGGAAACACCAGTGAGGTTTCAGTGGCGTGCCTTACAGAGCGCATCCACCAGATGGAGGAGAACCAACACAGCACGGCTGAGGAGCTCCAAGCGACTCTACAGGAACTGGCTGACCTGCAACAGATCACGCAGGAGCTAAATGGTGAAAATGAACGCCTGGGAGAGGAAAAGGTCCTGCTTATGGACTCCCTCTGCCAACAGAGTGACAAACTGGAGCACTGTGGCCGTCAGATCGAGTACTTCCGTTCACTTCTGGACGAACACGGTGTGGCCTACTCGGTAGACGAAGACATCAAGAGTGGCCGATACCTGGAGCTGGAGCAACGCTATGTGGAGCTTGCGGAAAATGCTCGCTTTGAGCGTGAGCAGCTGTTAGGTGTGCAGCAACATCTTAGCAATACTCTGAAGATGGCTGAGCAGGATAATGCTGAGGCTCAGAGTGTGATCTCAGCACTGAAAGAGCGCAACCATCACATGGAGCGACTTCTAGAGGTGGAAAGGCAAGAGCGGGGTGGCATGGCGGCAGTTCTGGAGGAGTGTAAAGCTGCTGTCAACAACGACCAGGCTGAGCTGAGCCGCTGTCGGGTGTTACTTGAGCAGGAGAGGCAAAAGGTTGCTGAGCTTTACTCCATCCACAATGCCGGAGATAAGAGCgacatccaccagctcctggAGGGAGTTAGGCTGGACAAGGAAGAAGCTGAAGCCAAAGCCGCCAAACTACAGGACGATTTGGGCCACGCTCGCAATGAGGTGGCATGTCTGCAGGACACCCTCAACAAG CTGGATGCTGAGTACAGGGACTTCCAGAGTGAGGTGCAGAAAGAGTTAGCCGAGCAGAAGAGGGCTATAGAGAAGCAACGTGAGGACCTGCAGGAGAAAGAGACGGAGATCGGAGACATGAAGGAGACCATCTTTGAGCTGGAGGATGAAGTGGAGCAGCACCGAGCCGTCAAGCTTCATGACAACCTCATCATCAGCGACCTAGAGA ATTCGATGAAAAAGCTTCAGGATCAGAAGCATGAcatggagagagagataaagataCTGCACCGCAGACTCAGG GAAGAGTCGGCAGAGTGGCGTCAGTTCCAGGCAGATCTGCAGACTGCTGTGGTCATTGCTAATGACATCAAGTCAGAAGCTCAAGAGGAGATCGGTGACCTACGCCGCCGCCTGCAAGAAGCCCAAGAAAAGAACGAGAAGCTGAGCAAAGAACTAGATGAAGTTAAAAACCGCAA GCAAGACGAGGAGCGTGGACGTGTATATAACTACATGAATGCTGTTGAGAGGGACCTGGCTGCTCTCCGGCAGGGCATGGGACTGAGTCGACGCCCCTCCACGTCCTCCGAGCCATCACCCACCGTTAAAACGCTCATCAAAAGCTTTGACAGTGCCTCACAGG GTCCTGGAGCTAATGCTActgcagctgctgctgctgccgctGCTGCTGCCGCTGCAAGCACAACCACAAGCGCCCCCTTACCTCGCACACCTCTCAGTCCCAGCCCCATGAAGACCCCGCCTGCTGCTGCTGTCTCACCCATACAG AGACACTCCATCACTGGCTCTATGGCCGCTGCGAAGCCCCTCTCCTCCCTTACAGACAAAAGACCCAGTTACACGGACATCAGCATGCCAG CTGAGCATCTACTAAGAGCAGCCAACGGCAGTCGTCCCGCTTCAGCTCTTCAGAGAGTCTCAAGCATGGACACATCAAAGACCATCACAG TGTCTCGAAGAAGCAGCGAAGAGGCGAAGAGGGATATCAGTGCTCCTGATGGAGGCCCAGCTTCCTCTCTGATAGCCATGGGCTCTGCTGCACCTTCTCTCTCCCtgtcctcttcctcttcccCCACAGCCTCTGTCAACCCCACAGCGCGCAGCCGCATTCG AGAGGAGCGAAAAGACCCGCTGTCAGCTTTGGCTCGTGAATATGGTGGTTCTAAAAGAAatgcactgctgaggtggtgtCAGAAGAAAACCGAGGGTTATCAG AATATCGACATTACCAACTTTAGTAGCAGCTGGAATGATGGTCTGGCCTTCTGCGCTGTCCTTCACACATATCTGCCTGCTCATATTCCCTATCAAGAACTCAACAGTCAGGACAAG AGACGAAATTTCACCCTGGCCTTCCAAGCAGCGGAAAGTGTGGGAATCAAGTCCACTCTG gACATCAATGACATGGTCCATACAGAAAGACCGGACTGGCAGAGTGTTATGACTTACGTCACCTCTATCTACAAGTATTTTGAGACCTGA